The following nucleotide sequence is from Acidobacteriota bacterium.
AGGTACACGGGGGATATACAGATTGCCGCCGTTCGCAATCGCCGCCGTGAAAGCTGCCAGTTGCATTGCCGTCACACCAAAGCCATCCCCGTGACTCGGCATTTCGCGCGTCGCTTCTTCTGGCAGGAAGCCCGGACTTTCACCGGGATAGTTGATGCCGGTTGGTTCACCAAACCCATAGTTGTGGGCATACTGCATCACTTTTTCATAGCCAAGTTGGTGTCCCAGCACTTGAAAGAATGGATTGTTGGAATGCGCCAGCGCATCGGTCAGGTTCAAGCTGTAGCGCGCCGAGATCGCCACATCTTGATTGGGGTCAAAGATGCCTTCGTGCAAAGCGGCGAGGCCAACAATCAACTTGACGGTAGAGCAGGGTTTGACCGGAGAACCCAGTGCCATCTGTTGATTGACGACCGTGAAAATACGCCCATTGGTCGGATCCATCACGACGACAGTACCGGCGCGCCCAGCCATCGCCTCAATCGCCGCTCGGCGGACTTCGAGGTCTTCGCCTGTGCTGTTGTCTTTCATGACGTTGGCGACGGCGATGTTCCGCAAGGCTTCGTCGCGCGCGCGGATGGCGCGCAAATGGGCTTCAATGATTGCGCGACGGCGACGCGCTTCAGCCGCGCGGTAAGCGACCAACTTTTGCCGTTCAGCTTTGCTCAGCTTGCCACGTTTACGCAGAATGGAACGCATTTCGTTTTGCGAGATTTTGGGTTGTGCGGTTCGCTCGCGCAGGGCTTGCGCTTTGGATTTACCACGACTGGCGATGACCGGACTTGGTGGTGTGCCGCGGCCGCTCTTGGTCGTAACACGCGCACTTACTCGCCCCTTTTTCGTTGGGGCAGCTTTCGCTTTTTGTTTAGGGTTGGATTTTGCGCGGGCCTTAGCCTGCACAACAGAACCGGTCGTTACCAACGACACCATTAACGCCAGCCGCATTGCGCTTAGCCAGACGCGGGAGTACTTCCTCATTTTCGATCCCTTTTCTTCACCCGTTCGCTGACAGCATCATCGTCAGAGAGCAACTTCGACGGGTTACTAGACAGGTTGTTCCCGGCCGACCCAAGGGGTTTTAGTTCAAGTCGTCCACGGCAACAAACATACCTCAGCAAAGTTAGACTAATAGCCACACATTTTTTCGGTACAGCTTGATGCTTATGAGTGATCCCACAGTGTCGGTACGCAAGAAATCAAATCGTGAGTCGCTACTTGCGTTGGAGCA
It contains:
- a CDS encoding penicillin-binding protein, with protein sequence MRSILRKRGKLSKAERQKLVAYRAAEARRRRAIIEAHLRAIRARDEALRNIAVANVMKDNSTGEDLEVRRAAIEAMAGRAGTVVVMDPTNGRIFTVVNQQMALGSPVKPCSTVKLIVGLAALHEGIFDPNQDVAISARYSLNLTDALAHSNNPFFQVLGHQLGYEKVMQYAHNYGFGEPTGINYPGESPGFLPEEATREMPSHGDGFGVTAMQLAAFTAAIANGGNLYIPRVPRTVDDAADFKPILKRRIEITPEDRLRTLSGMSGAVNYGTGKLAYDPLGQVAGKTGTCTGATDKLGLFTSFSSVDNPRLVVTVITTGSSEAGKRAADIAGRVYRSISFRFFKQPLTNPASAITEFPRVGNQPH